One genomic window of Acidimicrobiales bacterium includes the following:
- a CDS encoding ABC-F family ATP-binding cassette domain-containing protein, which yields MPSPSSSLVARDLAVAHGTAQVLDGVDLDVGPRSRVGVVGPNGAGKTTLLRVLAGLQDPDRGTVVRMPPTATVGYLPQEPDRRTDETLYAFLARRTGVAGAEAALDAATAALAQPDGEEAAMAAAEAYAVALDHLLAVGGTDLEARAAAVCDDLGLPADRLEAGTAVLSGGEAARASLAAVLLSRFDVFLLDEPTNDLDFAGLDRLERFLDELAGGVVVVSHDRAFLDRTITSVLELDEASHGATLYNGGWSAYLEDRAVARRHAEEAYAVNQTARQRLAGRAQTQRLWATTGVRKAKTKASDGDKHIRHRAVASSEKQAAKARQTERAMERLEVVDKPWEGWELHLEIAAAPRSGDVVARLDGAEVTLGTFRLGPVDLEVGWGERVALLGPNGSGKTTLLQALLGRVELTAGTRWLGPGVVVGEMEQSRGRFVGDETLLDAFTAASGTLPQEARSLLAKFGMGAEHVARTAATLSPGERTRAALALLMARGVNCLVLDEPTNHLDLPAIEQLEQALDTYDGTLLLVTHDRRLLEAVRTTRSVEVRDGTVVA from the coding sequence ATGCCGTCTCCCTCCTCGTCCCTCGTCGCTCGCGACCTCGCCGTCGCCCACGGCACCGCCCAGGTGCTCGACGGCGTTGACCTCGACGTCGGCCCCCGCAGCCGCGTCGGGGTCGTCGGCCCCAACGGGGCAGGCAAGACCACGCTGCTGCGGGTCCTGGCGGGCCTGCAGGACCCCGACCGCGGGACGGTGGTGCGGATGCCCCCGACGGCAACCGTCGGCTACCTCCCCCAGGAGCCCGACCGGCGGACCGACGAGACGCTCTACGCCTTCCTCGCCCGCCGCACCGGCGTCGCCGGCGCCGAAGCCGCCCTCGACGCCGCCACCGCCGCCCTCGCCCAGCCCGACGGCGAGGAGGCCGCCATGGCTGCCGCCGAGGCGTACGCGGTCGCCCTCGACCACCTCCTCGCCGTCGGGGGCACCGACCTCGAGGCCCGCGCCGCCGCCGTGTGCGACGACCTCGGCCTGCCTGCCGACCGGCTCGAGGCGGGCACCGCAGTGCTGTCCGGCGGGGAGGCGGCCCGGGCCTCGCTTGCCGCCGTGCTGCTCTCCCGCTTCGACGTGTTCCTCCTCGACGAGCCCACCAACGACCTCGACTTCGCCGGCCTCGACCGCCTCGAGCGCTTCCTCGACGAGCTGGCAGGCGGGGTGGTGGTGGTCTCCCACGACCGAGCCTTCCTCGACCGGACGATCACCTCGGTGCTCGAGCTCGACGAGGCCAGCCACGGCGCCACCCTCTACAACGGCGGCTGGTCGGCGTACCTCGAAGACCGCGCCGTTGCCCGCCGCCACGCCGAGGAGGCCTACGCCGTCAACCAGACCGCCAGGCAGCGCCTGGCCGGACGGGCCCAGACCCAGCGCCTGTGGGCCACCACCGGGGTGCGCAAGGCCAAGACCAAGGCATCCGACGGCGACAAGCACATCCGCCACCGGGCCGTTGCCTCCTCCGAGAAGCAGGCGGCCAAGGCCCGCCAGACGGAGCGTGCCATGGAGCGCCTGGAGGTGGTCGACAAGCCCTGGGAGGGATGGGAGCTGCACCTCGAGATCGCCGCCGCCCCCCGCAGCGGCGACGTCGTCGCCCGCCTCGACGGTGCCGAGGTCACCCTCGGGACCTTCCGCCTCGGCCCCGTCGACCTCGAGGTGGGCTGGGGTGAGCGGGTGGCGCTCCTCGGCCCCAACGGCAGCGGCAAGACCACACTCCTGCAGGCGCTCCTCGGCCGCGTCGAGCTCACGGCGGGCACCCGCTGGCTCGGCCCCGGCGTCGTGGTCGGCGAGATGGAGCAGAGCCGTGGGCGCTTCGTGGGCGACGAGACCCTGCTCGATGCCTTCACCGCCGCCAGCGGCACCCTTCCCCAGGAGGCCCGCTCGCTGCTCGCCAAGTTCGGCATGGGCGCCGAGCACGTGGCCCGCACCGCCGCCACCCTCTCACCGGGGGAGCGCACCCGCGCCGCCCTCGCCCTCCTCATGGCCCGAGGCGTCAACTGCCTCGTCCTCGACGAGCCCACCAACCACCTCGACCTGCCCGCCATCGAGCAGCTGGAGCAGGCCCTCGACACCTACGACGGCACCCTCCTCCTCGTCACCCACGACCGCCGGCTCCTCGAGGCCGTGCGCACCACCCGCTCCGTGGAGGTCCGAGACGGCACCGTGGTGGCCTGA
- a CDS encoding response regulator transcription factor: MQHAPVEVLPRVLVAEDDPAVQELICTVLRRAGMVVDSTGDGLRALELVESSRPDLLLLDLDLDGLDGLSVMEALAGRNLPVIILTGRRSEGDRVLGLELGADDYVVKPFSPRELTARIRAVLRRAAPPEQVDLLDAGGGLEVDLAAYEARLDGEPLTLTRREFEVLAFLVRSPGRAFTREEMLAEVWGSSAEWQDPSTVTEHIRRLRLKMGESGHRLETVRGVGYRFS, encoded by the coding sequence ATGCAGCACGCACCCGTCGAGGTGCTCCCACGCGTGCTGGTGGCCGAAGACGACCCAGCGGTCCAGGAGCTCATCTGCACGGTGCTCCGCCGGGCCGGGATGGTGGTCGACAGCACCGGCGACGGCCTCCGGGCCCTGGAGCTGGTCGAGTCGTCACGCCCCGACCTGCTCTTGCTCGACCTCGACCTGGACGGCCTCGACGGGTTGAGCGTCATGGAGGCCCTGGCCGGGCGCAACCTCCCGGTGATCATCCTCACCGGCCGGCGGTCGGAGGGCGACCGGGTGCTTGGCCTGGAGCTCGGCGCCGACGACTACGTGGTGAAGCCGTTCTCCCCCCGCGAGCTCACCGCCCGCATCCGGGCGGTGCTCCGCCGGGCGGCGCCGCCGGAGCAGGTGGACCTCCTCGACGCGGGCGGCGGCCTCGAGGTCGACCTCGCCGCCTATGAGGCCCGCCTCGACGGCGAGCCGCTGACCCTGACCCGCCGCGAGTTCGAGGTCCTGGCCTTCCTGGTGCGGTCGCCCGGGCGGGCGTTCACCCGCGAGGAGATGCTCGCCGAGGTCTGGGGGTCGTCCGCGGAGTGGCAGGACCCCTCCACCGTGACCGAGCACATCCGCCGGCTGCGACTGAAGATGGGCGAGTCGGGTCATCGCCTGGAGACCGTCCGGGGCGTCGGCTACCGCTTCAGCTGA